In Campylobacter sp. RM16187, the DNA window CTTTGGCTTCTGCTTTGCCGTTTAGCTCCACAAGATCGCCTGTAAATCCGCAAGTATCGTTTCTAACGGTAAAACTTCCCACGCCGTAGATATCAACAGGGGTGTTGTGCGCTTCAAATTCGGCGATTTTTGCAGGAGTAAAGCCTGAGCTAACGACGATTTTAACGTGGTTAAAGCCGTTTTCATCAAGCGCTTTACGAAGCGCAAAAATTAGCTCTTTACAAACCCCGTGCGGATCAAATCCGCTTGTATCCTTATCTTCAAAATACCTATCTATAAGGCTTTGAGAGGTATCAACCCTAACTGCTCCAAGCCTTGATTTTAACGCATTTGCAGCTAAAAGCGCATCGGTAATCACGTCGTTATTGTAATCAACCAGCGCGCTTACAAGCTCATTCGGAAAGGTTTTAGCGTAAATTTCACACGCCTTTACTATATTTCCCTCGCACATCTGAACGAGCGCGTGCGGCATAGTTCCCATGCCCTTGCCACCCCACCAAAAGCCCTGAGCATCGGTTGAGACGCGATCTATGCCTGCGACATAAGTGGCGTATCCGTCACCCGTCTGCGTTGAGATATCATCTTGCCTATCAG includes these proteins:
- a CDS encoding nicotinate phosphoribosyltransferase — translated: MSNEIELKKQGVIKRLTNKTFKFDPRIAEGFYTARYFLKINQVIKQNLPNQHVTMQFFQRADNITLCGIDEAIAIVHTFAKEPEKLEIQALNDGDIINANEPVLKISGMYENFGFLENIIDATLTRRSSVATNVARALKAAKGKIVFSMADRQDDISTQTGDGYATYVAGIDRVSTDAQGFWWGGKGMGTMPHALVQMCEGNIVKACEIYAKTFPNELVSALVDYNNDVITDALLAANALKSRLGAVRVDTSQSLIDRYFEDKDTSGFDPHGVCKELIFALRKALDENGFNHVKIVVSSGFTPAKIAEFEAHNTPVDIYGVGSFTVRNDTCGFTGDLVELNGKAEAKVGRRNFISERLQKVEFKK